The Ranitomeya imitator isolate aRanImi1 chromosome 3, aRanImi1.pri, whole genome shotgun sequence genome has a window encoding:
- the NGF gene encoding beta-nerve growth factor isoform X3, with protein MSMLYYTLIIAFLIGIQAAPKTKDHAPAGSSAKHRIQHHHTHRTKSLHRHHGRIETNEPASSHNITVDPKLFRKRKFRSPRVLFSTQPPPLSEDLRNLEYLDDEESLNKTIRAKRTVHPVLHRGEYSVCDSVSMWVGEKTTATDIKGKEVTVLGEVNINNNVFKQYFFETRCRDPKPVSSGCRGIDSKHWNSYCTTTHTFVKALTMEGKQAAWRFIRIDTACVCVLSRKGRP; from the coding sequence ATGTCCATGTTGTACTACACTCTGATTATAGCATTTCTGATCGGCATACAGGCTGCACCAAAGACTAAGGACCATGCCCCTGCCGGCTCATCAGCAAAACATCGTATTCAGCATCATCACACTCATCGAACGAAGTCGCTTCACCGACATCATGGAAGAATAGAAACAAATGAACCTGCTTCTTCTCACAATATTACAGTTGACCCTAAACTTTTCAGAAAGAGGAAATTTCGTTCTCCAAGGGTTTTATTTAGTACCCAACCTCCGCCGTTGTCGGAGGACCTACGAAACTTGGAATATTTAGATGATGAGGAATCGCTCAATAAAACTATCAGAGCTAAAAGAACGGTGCATCCAGTGCTTCATCGTGGGGAGTATTCTGTATGCGATAGCGTCAGTATGTGGGTTGGTGAAAAAACCACTGCCACTGACATCAAGGGCAAGGAAGTAACTGTGTTGGGGGAAGTCAATATTAATAATAACGTTTTTAAGCAGTACTTTTTTGAAACCAGGTGTAGAGATCCAAAGCCAGTTTCAAGTGGATGTCGAGGTATTGATTCAAAGCATTGGAACTCCTATTGCACCACTACGCATACATTTGTCAAAGCTTTGACAATGGAAGGGAAGCAAGCAGCGTG